In a genomic window of Deltaproteobacteria bacterium:
- a CDS encoding 30S ribosomal protein S12 codes for MATINQLIRQGREKVKKKNTAPALKGCPQKRGVCIRVYTSTPKKPNSALRKVARVRLTNGMEVTTYIPGIGHNLQEHSVVLIRGGRVKDLPGVRYHIIRGTLDSIGVADRKNSRSKYGAKRPK; via the coding sequence ATGGCCACCATTAATCAGTTGATTCGCCAGGGCAGGGAAAAAGTCAAGAAGAAGAATACGGCACCGGCTTTAAAAGGATGTCCCCAAAAGCGGGGGGTGTGCATTCGTGTTTATACCTCGACCCCTAAAAAGCCCAATTCGGCCCTTCGGAAAGTGGCCCGGGTACGTCTCACCAATGGTATGGAGGTGACGACCTATATCCCGGGGATCGGACATAATCTGCAGGAACACTCCGTGGTTTTAATTCGAGGGGGGCGGGTTAAGGACCTGCCGGGCGTTCGGTATCATATTATTCGAGGCACCCTGGACTCCATCGGAGTGGCGGATCGGAAAAACAGCCGATCCAAATACGGGGCCAAGCGACCCAAATAA